In Juglans microcarpa x Juglans regia isolate MS1-56 chromosome 4S, Jm3101_v1.0, whole genome shotgun sequence, a single window of DNA contains:
- the LOC121263020 gene encoding protein EXPRESSION OF TERPENOIDS 1-like isoform X3, whose amino-acid sequence MAGFFYLGGREGQQNKQEEEEEEKQERNLFLYRNEEICNKGFELWPQYYSQQQNLSNYYSFGVGPSRRNPNSVSDNHEPSRSGFALISQAGGLGGGMNCQDCGNQAKKDCSHLRCRTCCKSRGFQCQTHVKSTWVPAAKRRERQQQLTALQQQIQPHDQQHEQDQHQEQQQQLRGDNPKRQQRDKQLGAAPLACTRIPNTTSGLELGQFPAEVNSPAVFRCVRVSAMEDPDEQYAYQTAVNIGGHVFKGILYDQGRDDRYTQGGESSSGGNGGGAQHLNLIMGGPTTTTTTATTSNPSATLLDPSLYPASLNAFMADYWSI is encoded by the exons ATGGCTGGGTTTTTCTATCTAGGTGGACGAGAAGGCCAGCAAAACAAacaagaggaggaagaagaagagaagcaaGAGCGGAACCTGTTTTTGTACAGAAACGAGGAGATCTGCAACAAAGGGTTTGAGTTATGGCCACAGTACTATTCGCAGCAGCAAAACTTGAGCAACTACTACTCGTTTGGAGTGGGTCCTAGTCGAAGAAACCCCAACAGCGTCTCTGATAATCATGAGCCGTCAAGATCCGGATTCGCGTTGATAAGTCAGGCCGGAGGACTAGGAGGAGGCATGAATTGCCAAGACTGTGGAAACCAAGCCAAGAAAGACTGTTCCCATCTCAGATGCAGGACATGTTGCAAGAGCCGAGGGTTTCAGTGCCAAACCCACGTAAAGAGCACTTGGGTTCCTGCAGCTAAAAGGCGCGAGCGGCAACAACAGCTCACAGCTTTACAACAACAGATACAGCCGCATGACCAACAACATGAGCAAGATCAACATCAAGAACAACAGCAACAGTTACGAGGAGACAATCCCAAAAGGCAGCAGAGAGACAAGCAATTAGGAGCGGCCCCTCTTGCTTGCACCCGTATACCCAACACCACGTCAG GGTTGGAACTGGGACAATTTCCAGCTGAGGTGAACTCTCCAGCGGTCTTTCGCTGTGTAAGAGTAAGCGCGATGGAAGATCCGGACGAGCAGTACGCGTATCAAACAGCTGTAAACATTGGAGGACATGTTTTCAAGGGAATTCTCTACGATCAAGGCCGCGACGATCGTTACACCCAAGGCGGGGAGAGCTCCTCAGGCGGCAATGGAGGCGGAGCTCAACATCTTAATCTCATCATGGGAggccccaccaccaccaccacgacAGCAACCACTAGTAACCCATCTGCTACGTTGCTTGATCCTTCACTATATCCAGCTTCGCTCAATGCCTTCATGGCTG ATTACTGGTCAATTTGA
- the LOC121263020 gene encoding protein EXPRESSION OF TERPENOIDS 1-like isoform X1, whose protein sequence is MAGFFYLGGREGQQNKQEEEEEEKQERNLFLYRNEEICNKGFELWPQYYSQQQNLSNYYSFGVGPSRRNPNSVSDNHEPSRSGFALISQAGGLGGGMNCQDCGNQAKKDCSHLRCRTCCKSRGFQCQTHVKSTWVPAAKRRERQQQLTALQQQIQPHDQQHEQDQHQEQQQQLRGDNPKRQQRDKQLGAAPLACTRIPNTTSGLELGQFPAEVNSPAVFRCVRVSAMEDPDEQYAYQTAVNIGGHVFKGILYDQGRDDRYTQGGESSSGGNGGGAQHLNLIMGGPTTTTTTATTSNPSATLLDPSLYPASLNAFMAGTQFFPPPDRRNLFKIVSNLSLFLELFSLRF, encoded by the exons ATGGCTGGGTTTTTCTATCTAGGTGGACGAGAAGGCCAGCAAAACAAacaagaggaggaagaagaagagaagcaaGAGCGGAACCTGTTTTTGTACAGAAACGAGGAGATCTGCAACAAAGGGTTTGAGTTATGGCCACAGTACTATTCGCAGCAGCAAAACTTGAGCAACTACTACTCGTTTGGAGTGGGTCCTAGTCGAAGAAACCCCAACAGCGTCTCTGATAATCATGAGCCGTCAAGATCCGGATTCGCGTTGATAAGTCAGGCCGGAGGACTAGGAGGAGGCATGAATTGCCAAGACTGTGGAAACCAAGCCAAGAAAGACTGTTCCCATCTCAGATGCAGGACATGTTGCAAGAGCCGAGGGTTTCAGTGCCAAACCCACGTAAAGAGCACTTGGGTTCCTGCAGCTAAAAGGCGCGAGCGGCAACAACAGCTCACAGCTTTACAACAACAGATACAGCCGCATGACCAACAACATGAGCAAGATCAACATCAAGAACAACAGCAACAGTTACGAGGAGACAATCCCAAAAGGCAGCAGAGAGACAAGCAATTAGGAGCGGCCCCTCTTGCTTGCACCCGTATACCCAACACCACGTCAG GGTTGGAACTGGGACAATTTCCAGCTGAGGTGAACTCTCCAGCGGTCTTTCGCTGTGTAAGAGTAAGCGCGATGGAAGATCCGGACGAGCAGTACGCGTATCAAACAGCTGTAAACATTGGAGGACATGTTTTCAAGGGAATTCTCTACGATCAAGGCCGCGACGATCGTTACACCCAAGGCGGGGAGAGCTCCTCAGGCGGCAATGGAGGCGGAGCTCAACATCTTAATCTCATCATGGGAggccccaccaccaccaccacgacAGCAACCACTAGTAACCCATCTGCTACGTTGCTTGATCCTTCACTATATCCAGCTTCGCTCAATGCCTTCATGGCTGGTACGCAATTCTTCCCTCCCCCAGATCGTAGAAACCTCTTTAAGATAGTCTCAAATCTATCACTCTTTTTAGAGTTATTCTCGTTAAGGTTTTAA
- the LOC121263020 gene encoding protein EXPRESSION OF TERPENOIDS 1-like isoform X2 translates to MAGFFYLGGREGQQNKQEEEEEEKQERNLFLYRNEEICNKGFELWPQYYSQQQNLSNYYSFGVGPSRRNPNSVSDNHEPSRSGFALISQAGGLGGGMNCQDCGNQAKKDCSHLRCRTCCKSRGFQCQTHVKSTWVPAAKRRERQQQLTALQQQIQPHDQQHEQDQHQEQQQQLRGDNPKRQQRDKQLGAAPLACTRIPNTTSGLELGQFPAEVNSPAVFRCVRVSAMEDPDEQYAYQTAVNIGGHVFKGILYDQGRDDRYTQGGESSSGGNGGGAQHLNLIMGGPTTTTTTATTSNPSATLLDPSLYPASLNAFMAGDQLRSELMDDHHRSWPPARTSKLHRKSRT, encoded by the exons ATGGCTGGGTTTTTCTATCTAGGTGGACGAGAAGGCCAGCAAAACAAacaagaggaggaagaagaagagaagcaaGAGCGGAACCTGTTTTTGTACAGAAACGAGGAGATCTGCAACAAAGGGTTTGAGTTATGGCCACAGTACTATTCGCAGCAGCAAAACTTGAGCAACTACTACTCGTTTGGAGTGGGTCCTAGTCGAAGAAACCCCAACAGCGTCTCTGATAATCATGAGCCGTCAAGATCCGGATTCGCGTTGATAAGTCAGGCCGGAGGACTAGGAGGAGGCATGAATTGCCAAGACTGTGGAAACCAAGCCAAGAAAGACTGTTCCCATCTCAGATGCAGGACATGTTGCAAGAGCCGAGGGTTTCAGTGCCAAACCCACGTAAAGAGCACTTGGGTTCCTGCAGCTAAAAGGCGCGAGCGGCAACAACAGCTCACAGCTTTACAACAACAGATACAGCCGCATGACCAACAACATGAGCAAGATCAACATCAAGAACAACAGCAACAGTTACGAGGAGACAATCCCAAAAGGCAGCAGAGAGACAAGCAATTAGGAGCGGCCCCTCTTGCTTGCACCCGTATACCCAACACCACGTCAG GGTTGGAACTGGGACAATTTCCAGCTGAGGTGAACTCTCCAGCGGTCTTTCGCTGTGTAAGAGTAAGCGCGATGGAAGATCCGGACGAGCAGTACGCGTATCAAACAGCTGTAAACATTGGAGGACATGTTTTCAAGGGAATTCTCTACGATCAAGGCCGCGACGATCGTTACACCCAAGGCGGGGAGAGCTCCTCAGGCGGCAATGGAGGCGGAGCTCAACATCTTAATCTCATCATGGGAggccccaccaccaccaccacgacAGCAACCACTAGTAACCCATCTGCTACGTTGCTTGATCCTTCACTATATCCAGCTTCGCTCAATGCCTTCATGGCTG